In the genome of Nycticebus coucang isolate mNycCou1 chromosome 12, mNycCou1.pri, whole genome shotgun sequence, one region contains:
- the LOC128561938 gene encoding taste receptor type 2 member 10-like — MLSIVEGIFLFVAIIESILGVLGNGFIVLVYCIDCIKNKFSLLGFILTGLAISRICLIWIIIIDGLIWVFPPDTYYSEKLKEYICYMWVLTNQSTVWFATSLNIFYFLKIANFSHYIFLWLKMRIGRILPLLMGSLFISWLATIPQVMKAFNDNKMKNRNTTWRFNMNKNEFFIQQFSLNLVIIFFFTLSLITCFLLIISLWRHNRKMQLNGTGFRDPNTDAHVKAMKVLISFIILFILYFIGFAIEISYSTLPENKLLILGMTISAIYLWSHSFILILGNSKLKQASLQILQQLKCKRGGNLRTRGLKRNACSRRIIQ; from the coding sequence ATGCTAAGTATAGTGGAAGGCATCTtcctttttgttgcaattattgAGTCCATCCTGGGAGTTTTAGGGAACGGGTTTATTGTACTTGTGTATTGCATAGACTGTATTAAGAATAAATTCTCTCTGCTTGGGTTTATTCTCACTGGATTAGCAATTTCTAGAATTTGTCTGATatggataataataatagatgGATTAATATGGGTATTCCCTCCAGATACATATTACTCTGAAAAGCTAAAGGAATATATTTGCTACATGTGGGTACTTACCAATCAATCAACTGTCTGGTTTGCCACCAGCCTCAATATCTTCTATTTTCTGAAGATAGCAAATTTTTCCCACTACATATTCCTCTGGTTGAAAATGAGAATTGGGAGAATTCTTCCTCTTCTGATGggatctttatttatttcatggTTAGCTACTATTCCACAAGTCATGAAAGcttttaatgataataaaatgaagaacagaaacaCAACCTGGCGATTcaacatgaataaaaatgaattctttaTTCAACAGTTTTCACTAAATCTGGTAATCATCTTCTTCTTTACACTATCCTTAATTACATGTTTCCTGTTAATCATTTCCCTTTGGAGACACAATAGGAAGATGCAACTGAATGGCACAGGATTCAGAGACCCCAACACCGACGCTCATGTGAAGGCAATGAAAGTGCTGATATCTTTCATCATTCTCTTCATCTTGTATTTTATAGGCTTTGCCATAGAAATATCATATTCTACTCTGCCAGAAAACAAACTGTTAATTTTGGGGATGACAATCTCTGCCATCTATCTCTGGAGTCACTCATTCATCCTAATTCTAGGAAATAGCAAACTAAAGCAGGCCTCTTTGCAGATACTGCAGCAGTTAAAGTGTAAGAGAGGAGGAAATCTCAGAACCAGAGGCTTGAAGAGAAATGCGTGTTCTAGGAGAATAATCCAGTGA